One genomic window of Sulfurovum lithotrophicum includes the following:
- a CDS encoding TIGR02453 family protein — protein sequence MMPFKGFPKEGLDFLSQIIVNNSKEWLDTHREEYERFIVAPNKAYVKEMGEHLQILVPTIHAIPKTNKSLFRIYRDARFHLNDPIKTRIGIIFWQGAGHRMQSSSFYMHYDPHEVFVATGIRNFKPTLLAAYREYIRNDERRSELHAILEDLKAKGYLLPEAKYKRMPRECNADDPHSYLYLMGAIYAYTTFPPDKTFHSEAIIDRNFKIYEDMSDLQQWLYELTLHCDTNADVFR from the coding sequence ATGATGCCCTTCAAAGGTTTCCCCAAAGAGGGTCTTGACTTTCTCAGTCAGATCATTGTCAACAACTCCAAAGAGTGGCTCGATACCCATAGAGAGGAGTATGAACGTTTTATCGTAGCACCGAACAAGGCCTACGTTAAGGAGATGGGAGAACACTTGCAGATACTCGTCCCCACCATCCATGCCATACCCAAAACGAACAAGTCACTTTTCCGTATCTACCGCGATGCACGCTTTCACCTGAATGATCCCATCAAAACACGTATCGGCATCATCTTCTGGCAGGGAGCCGGACACCGTATGCAGAGCAGCAGTTTTTACATGCACTACGATCCGCATGAAGTTTTCGTAGCCACCGGCATACGCAACTTCAAACCGACCCTCCTTGCGGCTTACAGAGAATATATCCGGAACGACGAACGGCGCAGCGAGCTTCACGCTATTCTAGAAGACCTCAAAGCCAAAGGCTACCTTCTTCCCGAAGCAAAGTACAAACGCATGCCAAGAGAGTGTAATGCCGATGATCCCCACAGCTATCTCTACCTTATGGGAGCCATCTACGCCTACACTACATTCCCTCCCGACAAGACTTTCCACTCAGAGGCTATCATAGACAGGAATTTTAAAATTTATGAGGATATGTCCGATCTTCAGCAGTGGCTTTACGAACTGACGCTGCATTGTGACACAAATGCGGATGTGTTCCGTTAA
- the pgeF gene encoding peptidoglycan editing factor PgeF yields the protein MIDFYRFKNLSNEPGCMHAVTKKDPNEPYALSLALHTGEALDEIVANRQKIISELDLSEKAYFVVADQTHSDHITVITEAATKGWEALEDAVADSDALITGLPGVMLVILTADCVPILLCDRKKKVVAAVHAGWKGTRSQIALKTVAKMVEVFGSDPADILAGIAPSIGKCCYEVGRNVAKHFFESPEALKQKGEKYMLDLPAVNHHQLRKAGLLESNIELSGVCTACEVDSFFSYRKEQGCSGRFMSLIGLKMED from the coding sequence ATGATCGATTTTTACCGTTTTAAAAATCTCTCAAACGAGCCCGGATGCATGCATGCCGTCACCAAAAAAGACCCGAACGAACCCTATGCCTTGAGCCTGGCGCTGCATACGGGAGAGGCACTGGACGAGATAGTTGCCAACCGCCAGAAGATCATCTCGGAACTTGATCTGAGTGAAAAAGCCTATTTTGTCGTTGCTGATCAGACACACAGTGACCACATCACGGTGATAACGGAAGCTGCGACAAAAGGATGGGAAGCACTTGAAGATGCCGTTGCCGACAGTGACGCACTGATCACCGGCCTGCCCGGTGTCATGCTGGTGATACTGACAGCGGACTGCGTGCCGATACTTCTGTGCGACAGAAAGAAGAAAGTCGTGGCTGCCGTGCATGCGGGATGGAAAGGGACACGCTCACAGATAGCGCTCAAGACCGTAGCAAAAATGGTTGAGGTATTCGGGTCAGACCCTGCCGACATACTGGCAGGGATAGCCCCTTCCATAGGAAAATGCTGTTATGAAGTGGGCAGGAATGTGGCAAAGCACTTTTTTGAAAGTCCTGAAGCGCTGAAGCAAAAAGGGGAGAAGTATATGCTCGACCTGCCTGCCGTCAATCACCATCAGTTGCGAAAAGCGGGTCTCCTGGAGTCCAATATAGAGCTCAGCGGTGTCTGTACCGCCTGCGAAGTGGACTCCTTCTTTTCTTACAGAAAAGAGCAGGGGTGCAGCGGAAGGTTTATGAGCCTGATTGGATTGAAGATGGAGGATTAA
- a CDS encoding FtsW/RodA/SpoVE family cell cycle protein, translating into MFDYDKRIFKNFSYLLILQLLPLFFISSYLIYEINQHLFQKQMFYYGIAAVAFTVAALIPWRRILWWFAPLFYVVNLALLVAVEFVGKTILGAQRWIEIPGIGITIQPSEFMKVNVIMMLAYLISKKPPPRSGYGLIGFFVLSLVIIIPFVAIAKEPDLGTALVLLLTGYGILFIIGIDWKIWVTIFLLAGAAAPVVYEHGLKPYQKKRIHDMINKPSYQVRQALIAIGSGGIEGKSKEEATQTQLKFLPVSSTDFIFAYLGERFGLKGMVTVISLYILLILHLLWLSAKYKRDYLIKTFSSGLAWLFFVYMGVNVFMIIGLAPVVGLPLPMFSHGGTSFIIFAVMFGILQNLIAFKDYNRYTSDAKISMQPKTAKQK; encoded by the coding sequence ATGTTCGACTACGACAAACGGATTTTCAAGAACTTTTCCTATCTTCTGATCCTTCAGCTACTGCCCCTCTTTTTTATCTCATCCTACCTTATTTATGAGATCAATCAGCACCTTTTCCAAAAACAGATGTTCTACTACGGTATTGCCGCTGTTGCTTTCACTGTTGCCGCACTTATCCCATGGAGACGTATTCTCTGGTGGTTCGCGCCCCTCTTCTATGTGGTAAACCTTGCACTGCTGGTAGCCGTTGAATTTGTCGGAAAGACCATTCTTGGCGCACAAAGATGGATTGAGATCCCAGGCATCGGCATCACCATTCAGCCTTCAGAGTTCATGAAAGTGAACGTTATTATGATGCTCGCCTATCTCATTTCCAAAAAACCGCCTCCACGGAGCGGTTATGGTCTCATAGGCTTCTTTGTCCTTTCTCTGGTCATCATCATCCCCTTCGTTGCCATCGCCAAAGAACCGGATCTGGGAACGGCCCTGGTACTGCTTCTTACGGGGTACGGTATTCTTTTCATCATCGGTATAGACTGGAAGATATGGGTCACCATCTTTCTGCTTGCCGGTGCCGCTGCTCCCGTGGTCTATGAGCATGGCCTGAAACCCTATCAGAAGAAACGTATCCACGATATGATCAACAAGCCAAGCTATCAGGTACGCCAGGCGCTCATCGCCATCGGTTCGGGAGGCATAGAGGGCAAAAGCAAAGAGGAGGCGACACAGACACAGCTCAAGTTCCTGCCCGTTTCCTCTACGGACTTCATCTTCGCCTACCTTGGAGAGAGATTCGGCCTTAAAGGCATGGTCACGGTCATTTCCCTCTATATCCTGCTGATCCTCCACCTGCTCTGGCTTTCAGCCAAATACAAACGGGACTATCTTATCAAAACCTTCTCTTCCGGCCTGGCGTGGCTCTTCTTCGTCTACATGGGAGTCAATGTCTTTATGATCATCGGTCTTGCCCCTGTTGTAGGACTTCCACTGCCTATGTTCAGCCACGGAGGGACCTCATTTATTATTTTTGCCGTAATGTTCGGGATTTTACAGAATTTAATTGCCTTCAAAGACTATAATCGCTATACTTCTGACGCAAAAATAAGCATGCAGCCCAAAACTGCAAAACAAAAATAA
- a CDS encoding saccharopine dehydrogenase family protein: protein MVSTKKTLIIGAGGVGNVVAFKCAMNADTFGEITLASRTLSKCDDIAANVKKKTGVEIKTAQVDADSVPELIELINRTGANIVINVALPYQDLTIMDACLECQVDYLDTANYEHPDTASFEYKEQWARDAEYRKSNIMALLGSGFDPGVTNVFCAYAQKHYFDEIHTIDILDCNAGDHGYPFATNFNPEINLREVSAKGRYWQKDDNGKGTWIETEPMEIKQVWDYPEIGPKDSYLLYHEEMESLVKHIKGLKRIRFFMTFGESYLMHMKALENVGMLSIEPVEHKGQKIVPIEFLKTLLPDPASLGPRTKGKTNIGIFAKGVKDGKEKSVYIYQVSNHEKCYEEVLSQAVSYTTGVPAMIGAKLMLDGIWEGKGVFNMEQFDPDPFMVELNKQGLPWKVMELDADEDRRVDA, encoded by the coding sequence ATGGTATCTACTAAAAAAACCCTTATCATCGGTGCCGGCGGTGTCGGTAACGTTGTTGCTTTCAAATGCGCTATGAATGCCGATACTTTCGGAGAGATTACACTGGCGAGCCGAACGCTAAGCAAGTGTGACGATATCGCTGCGAACGTTAAAAAGAAAACCGGTGTGGAAATCAAAACCGCACAGGTCGATGCGGACTCGGTCCCCGAACTCATTGAGCTTATCAACCGTACCGGAGCCAACATCGTCATCAATGTCGCACTCCCCTATCAGGACCTGACCATCATGGATGCCTGCCTGGAGTGCCAGGTCGATTACCTCGACACCGCCAATTACGAACACCCAGATACTGCCAGTTTCGAATATAAGGAACAGTGGGCAAGAGATGCCGAGTACCGAAAGAGCAACATCATGGCGCTACTGGGAAGCGGTTTTGACCCGGGCGTGACCAATGTCTTCTGCGCCTATGCCCAGAAACACTACTTCGATGAGATCCACACCATCGACATCCTCGACTGCAATGCAGGAGACCACGGCTATCCTTTCGCCACCAACTTCAACCCGGAGATCAACCTGCGCGAGGTCTCTGCAAAAGGACGCTACTGGCAAAAAGACGACAATGGAAAGGGCACGTGGATCGAAACAGAACCCATGGAGATCAAGCAGGTCTGGGACTATCCGGAAATAGGACCCAAAGACTCCTACCTGCTCTACCATGAAGAGATGGAGAGTCTGGTCAAACATATTAAAGGACTCAAGCGTATCCGCTTCTTCATGACTTTCGGTGAGAGTTACCTGATGCATATGAAAGCACTTGAGAATGTCGGGATGCTGAGTATCGAACCGGTCGAGCACAAAGGCCAGAAGATCGTGCCCATCGAATTCCTCAAGACCCTGCTTCCTGACCCCGCAAGCCTCGGGCCGCGTACCAAAGGCAAGACCAACATCGGTATCTTTGCCAAAGGGGTCAAGGACGGCAAGGAAAAAAGTGTGTACATTTACCAGGTCAGCAACCATGAGAAGTGCTATGAAGAGGTCCTCTCCCAGGCGGTAAGCTATACGACAGGTGTCCCCGCAATGATCGGGGCTAAACTGATGCTTGACGGTATCTGGGAAGGTAAAGGGGTCTTCAACATGGAACAGTTCGACCCCGATCCCTTCATGGTAGAGCTGAACAAACAGGGACTTCCGTGGAAAGTCATGGAACTTGATGCCGATGAAGACCGCAGAGTGGATGCATGA